CTAGCCCATACTCTGTGTGCACTTAGTAAATTGCATTGAGTGACCGTACTCCACCTTTGAAGAAAATTACCCACAATGCCACCCGTAAGTGAAAAGTAACGATTCAATAGTAAGGCATTGTTTTTTTTCGTACTCTGCCTGCTCCGTCCCTCACATCCTTCCCGATTCCATAGCCTCCCAACCCTAGCCAGTTGCGCCTCCACAGAAAAGGAATCGGTGGTGGAGAGGATAGCTTGAACTCCGCAGGTCCTAGGCGTCGCCGCCGAAGAGAAAAACAACCCCAACATGCCGAAGGGCACATCAGCGCGGCGAGCACGCACGCGACTGCAAGTCTGCCCCCCGCCACCAATCCCCTACCTTCTCTGCTTCGAGACGCACGCCACTCTCACCCGCGCTGTCGCTGGATCATGGATGGCGGGGCAAAAGGGCCAATACCTACGACACCATGGCCCATGTATCTCTGTTGCCGACGCCTCAAAGACCAGCGTGGTGTTGTCCGGCATCAGGTTGGCGCGGGAGATCGCGTCGGCAGCCCGGGGAGTCGCGGCGTAGGAGGGCGAGCACGTGGGACCTGTAGCTCTGGTGCCGGACCTGCTCCTCCTGGAGGAAGGCCCGGAGTCGAGCCGCAGGGTGAGCCCACTCTTGTGAAGGATTGGATTGCTGGAGAACTCTGTTCTTCAATCGCGTTCTGGTGAAGGAGTCAATCGCTGGTGAATGACATGCTCAATTTTGTACGTAATTCTATTTGCTTttctcctgctatcttccccatgAATCACTAACCGGAATTAGGAACATCAGATTGCTTTCAACTTGATCAACCTCTGCCCTTTTATTCGTGGAAGAAGCAGCCGGTGAGGATAACTGCTCTCCTTTTCAATCTGGTGTGTAAGTCTGAAGTTTCCCTTTCTCATGCCATGTTCCTATGAATAGCTCACTAGAACTGACATAATTTTTATCATAAGACTACCTTCAAGTTGATCAAGCTTTCCCTTTTATAAAAAGAAGAATCAGTCGGGGTTCTATTTTGTCTATTGAGATGGAAGAAGAGGCTAACACATCGTACCATCGTACCATGCCAACATGAGCTACCAAGCTTTCCCTTTCACATTTACTTTTCTCTCATCCTGAAATATGGTACTTGCACAAGTTTTTTGTGCTCATGATTACTTTTCCATTGTAGAGCTATATTGTCCGGCTTGGTAACCCATGTTGGCATGGAATTTAAAATTTTGGATGAAGCTTGGGCATTTTGGCTTAGCTGTGGTGGTCAAAAGGGCTTTGAGGTCCGAAAAAGGTATACGAACAAAAGGTCCGTAGATGACAAGGTAACATCATGTCGATTTGTTTGTGCAAGGAAATGGAATGCCTAATCTCTTTTCCCAAAGTAAATTATGTTATCAAGTCTGAAAATGTACAAGTAGCAAGGGCTACATGGGCTAATTTAGTTAACAAGTCTAAAAAGTAAATTCGGTTATCAGCTAATCGGCCTGCAGCGGTGCGACAACAACGGCGTGGCGCAGCCGACCACCACCATGGAGATGGGTGTGCAGGTCATCGACGTGGGGTTGCTGCGCACGTATGCCGAGGTGATCATCACGGGCGACGACTCGAGGAGGCCGACGAACAGGACGCCCTTAGACCGGCATGGCGGGGGAGACTATGTAGCACGCGTTGCTCTGGTTGCCCTGTATCCTGGATGCCGCCGACCACAGGGGCTCCGGCTGCACGTGTTTCCCGGCCGCCTCCGAGCAGGAGGGCTCTCGCGATGTGTTGCTTTGTATCCCGGCCACCGCGGACAGTGAGGGCTCCCTCTGCACGTGTTGCTTTGTTTCCCAGCCGCCGCTGACCACTCGGGCTCCGTCTTCACGTGTTGCTCTGCGTCCATTGCTCCTTTGGCGACGGTGAGGACGCACCGAGAGCTCATTCTACCATGACGGAGAACTGGATTTTTAAATTTGAGAGGGATAACGGGAATTCTAGGGGAACGAGGAGATTATTGAAATTAGGAGGTCATCGTAGTCTGGATATTTTTATTGTTTTTCTTTTCGGTTTCATACTACTATTGGATTTTGTTGTTTCTCACTAAGAGCTATTCGACTTATAATCCCAATGTTTTGTTGTTATTTTCCAAACCAATTAAAACTGGGTATGTGCTTTATTGTGAATGTTCACAAGAGAAGCTTACTATTTGAAATAACAGGTTACAATTACCTTCGTTGCTCTGGACCTTGTCATGAAAGGATTAACACTAAATGACCATAAATGAATTACATATTGGCCAGGACCTTTAGATTATGAGTAAGCGTGTTCCTGACATTGCTTCGTACAACCACAGGGGCGAGGATGTCTTACTGATACAACTTGATGGTTTGTTTCTGTATGAACTAGCAATGTTTTGTTTCTTAGATGCGCAAACTTGTATCTCAGAGCTTTGATGAATTACGTCATTTGATCAGCTTCCGTGGAAACTACTAATTTCCGTTGCCTCTATATACACACTTACATGTCTGTTTTCCCAGTGCCTATTGCCAGTGGCACATTTGTAGGTACCAACTAGAAGAAAATAAGAttgaaaaaatatttttctttGGTTGGGAATATTATACATCAAATTTAGTTCAGTTCAGATCAAATGATTACTCTAACTATGAATAACACGTGAATGATGTCAGTTATGCTGCTTAAGAGGTCATGGCTACGGTATATGACAAACAATTATATCTGCATCTATATAGTACCATGGTTGACCACGAGGTGTTGGTGATGGCGTTGGTTGCCAAGATGCAGTAGGGGGGGGGGTGCGTAATGCAAATATACAATTTAATTTTCTTCATGGACTGAATTTGTATCAATTAGTTAATGATATTCGCTAATTGTTACGCAATGGACTTGAGCATGTATTCATAAAGCATGATATTTTTCAGTCATTTTAAGGACTTAGAAATTATATGCTCTTTGCATGAGATTTCAGCTTCACAGAAAGTAGGTTTACGTTATAATAGAATAATGTGTTTTATAATGGAATATATTTTAgtcgagacgtgcgttgcacgtgcatactTACTAGTGATGAAAAAATACACCTTTTTTCAGAAGGACGGCGATAATTGGCACATGTGTGCCAGTTAGAAAAATTACCAACCCGGTCCACTCATTAGATAACTGGCACATGAGGGCCTTGTTCCGCTCGATCGAACGAGCGTTTGAACTCCCTCGATCGTAGGAGGCTTCCACCGATTTTTTTTCCTGCCGATTTTTATTTTCAAAACGGTTTTTTATCTCTCCTGGTTTTATGATAGTTAATTTAGGTTGGAAGAAAAAGAAATAATGAAGTACTTAAAAAGGGGAATCGAACTCAGGTCTAATGCATGCCTGCTATGCCTTATAACCAACTCACCCATCTTAACTTGTTGTCCATAGTATGCAAACAACGGATTTGAACCCTTCTTATTTTTATCGTCAATGAAAAGCTTAATTTTAGGCTTGATAACTTTGGCCGAGCAGCATGATAACTATGACATGTGCATGCTGATAACTTCAAACATTAACACCCCTGGTTAAAAAAATGACATGGTAAAGCTGGTAACTATATCATGAGAAGGCCGGTAACTACAACGTGAAAATCACAATAACTTTAACATGTGCAACATCGTAATTTTGCATAGAATTTAaactgcgcgggggggggggggggggggggggttatgttTTATCAACCCCCTTCCCCTTCGTGAAAGTTACCATGCGTTTTGAGTGTAGGTTATGGTTTTGAGAGGAAGCCTGATAGCATACAAAAAGAGAACAAAAAAACATGACATTTTGACATACTACATCCATGTTTCAAATTACTGTGATGTTTATACAGTTATCAAGTTTCACTTCGTCTATTATCATGCAATTTTCACATAAGTTACTAGAGTAaattctccaataattcttttctcATAGGTCGAAAATTAACGCGGTGGTTCCCCCCAAAAAAAATTACCCACGGTcattgtacataagttatcagttCTTCGGCTTGTGTATTAACATGTTATTTGCACACGATTTACTAAAGGTATGTTTTTCAACCACCTTTCCCCCTTTTGGTTAATGTTGCCGTGGTGTTTATACCCAAGTTATCAGATCTGCACTTCGTATATTATCATGGCACTTACACACAAGTTATCGagtgtatgtttttcaacaacttttgCCCTTCTAAAAAAATGTTACCGCGGTGCTTAttcgtatattatcatgctattttcacataagttaccaAGGGTGTGTTATTAAACAACTTTTTCATGTTTGGTCAATGGAACCGCGGTGTTCTGTACGTAAATTATCGGGTATGTGACACATATATTACCGTATTATTTACACATAAATTAGCGAGCATATGTTTGTCAACAAAAAAATTTCGGGGTCAGGAAGTTATCATCATGTTTTGTATGTAAGTTATCAGTTAAGCGGTGCTTATATTACCACGTTATTTACATAGAGATTACCAGTGGCACATTTGTAATACACCCCTTGGGGTCAAAGTTATTGTGGTGTTTGTATGTATGTTATCAAGTCCACGGAGCGTAAATTATCATATTATTTACATATAAGTTAACGTGGTTATGTTTTTCAACCACTTTTTTCCTCGGGTCAAAATTACCACGATGTTTGTGGGTAAAATTATCAGGTCTGTGGGGTATGTTTCTAATAACTTTTTCCCTGGTTCAAAATTACCGCGGTGTTTTTGCGCAAGTTATCATGTCTACAGTGCGTATTATTACCGTGCTATTTGCATACAGTTACCGGGGTTTGTTTCCAGTAATAATTTTCTATGTCAAGTTTATTGTGGTGTTTATACGTAAATTATCAGATCAATTGTATATAAATTATCATGATATTTACGTAGAAGTTATCGAGGGTATTTTTCTACATCAATCTTTCTTGGGTCAAAAGTTAGCATGATATTAGTTCTTAAAATGTAATACAAATGATGCACCAGTGAAGCTAAAAGACCCACAAAACATGTTTTCTTTAGCCAACATTAACTTTTCCTAACTAGGTCTCTACCCAGCATTGGGCCCAGCCCaactcttttctctctcttaaaccCACCGAGAGTTGTCTTCCACCTCTAATCAACGAAACCTGTATCTGAAAACTGAAAACTGAAAACACAGAGACTAAGAACTCCCAATTATCCATCATACTTGTTGATTTAGGCTACGAATCGCGTGGACTTCAACATGAAATTCGTAGATCTCTTCATTGCGAATCCATTTTAGTTGAGCACGCAACTTATTGTTCAAAGATGAAGGAGATCGATGCTGGCCGAAGCCTATGGCCGTGGCCAGCAGAACAGCGGGCAGCAGCGGCTGCTATGGCCGAGATGTGTGGAGGACGTGGTTGTCGATGGGCTGCAGGGGAGGCAGGAATCCCATGGAGATGGTGATGGAGCTCCTGCACCGGCGAGTGTTGGCCGTGGAAGGAACTGCTCGCCGGAGCAGCAGGCTATGGCGGCGACTTGAGGAGACGCTGGTGCTCGAGGGGTGCAAGGGAACAGGTGGTTCGATCGAAGCTGCTGATGGCCGGTCAATGCGTGCTCGCGGCTCCGTGACTGGACGCTCGGGCATAGGAGTTGCAGACGGAGCAGATGCGGATTGAGCGATTGCCAGATCTGACGACGCTGGATGCGATAGATCGTTTTGCAATCTGCCACATGGTTGCCAGATACATATTTCGTTTTCAGAAGGAGAAACCTATAATGAGGAAAAACAAGCTATAAAAGAAGAAAAATAAGTGGGGACACACTACAAAGGTGTCCATAGATGATGGTACTCATAGTTGGGTAAATTTCCATATCCTAATCCTCAATTAGCAGGATGCCTTTGTCACAACAACGCGGCCAATATTCATCAAGTAGAACAGCCCCAAGTTCACAACAAACCACAAGCACAAGCGGATGAAAATCTGGGCCATGATTGAAGTGTTATTATTTGTTT
The sequence above is drawn from the Triticum aestivum cultivar Chinese Spring chromosome 7A, IWGSC CS RefSeq v2.1, whole genome shotgun sequence genome and encodes:
- the LOC123149292 gene encoding uncharacterized protein, whose protein sequence is MEFKILDEAWAFWLSCGGQKGFEVRKRYTNKRSVDDKLIGLQRCDNNGVAQPTTTMEMGVQVIDVGLLRTYAEVIITGDDSRRPTNRTPLDRHGGGDYVARVALVALYPGCRRPQGLRLHVFPGRLRAGGLSRCVALYPGHRGQ